Genomic DNA from Thermotoga petrophila RKU-1:
GAGTCTCATCCACTCCTCAGAGAGGTATTCCGTTACAAGCCCCACTCTCGAGTGCATGAAGAAGCCTCCGTAGCCCTTCTCATACATTTCGTCTATCTGCCTTAGAAGTTCCTCCTCGCACAACTTATCGTTCCAGCTCCAGAAGGGAGCGGGTCTGTACCACACACCCGGATTTTTCAGTTCTTCCAGGTTCATATTTCCACCTCTTTGTATTTCTTCCACTCTTCGTAGCCCTCGTTCCACTCTTCCATATTTTCCGGCTCGAACGTTTTCAATTCGAAGGATTCTTTCACGATCTTTCTGGCTTCGTTGATGTTTGCTATCGCTCCCAGGGTGATCAGCTGAACGAGTGCGTTCCCGATGGGAGTGGCGTCCACAGGACCCGCCACCACCGTCTTCCCCGTCGCACTGGCTATGAAACTCATCAAAAGATCGTTTCTCACAGCTCCACCCACCACGTGGATTTTCCCGTATCTTTTGCCGGTGAGTTCTTTGATCTGCTCCACGATCCATCTGCAGTTGAACGCAAGGGATTCGAAGATGAGCCGGGAGATTTCTCCGATCCTCTCCAGGATTTTCTGGCCCGTTCTTTCAAGATAATTTCTGATCCTCTCCAGCATGTTTCCAGGGTGGAGAAACTCTTCTCTATCGGGATCGAGAAACGCCTGGAAACCAGGGGCATTCCTGGCCGATTCGATGATCTCCGAATAATCCTTCTTCCAGATTCTGTTGCACTCTTCCAGAAGCCACATGCCCGTTGCGTTTTTTAGAAACCTGATCTTCCCGTACCCACCTTCGTTCGTGAAATTTCTCTCCAGTGCCTCTTTGCTCAGAAGTGGTCTTTCCAGCTCTGTTCCCACAAGAAACCACGTTCCAGAGCTGATGTAGATTCCTTCCCCCTCAAACGGTACGGCAACGACGGCGGAAGCGGTGTCGTGGCAGGCGGTGGTGATCACGTTCATACCTTTTTTCACTCTGCATTTTCCCAGGACGGTACCCGGTGGAACCACCTTTGGGAAGATCTCAGTGGGAATGGAAAGTTTTTCGAGAAGGTCGTACGCCCATTCCCGGTCCGGCACACTGTAGCACTGAGAAGTGCTCGCGATGGTGTACTCACTCACCATCTCTCCAGAAAGCCAGAAGTTGAACACGTCGGGGATCATCAGAAGGTGCTTTGCCGTCTTCAAGAACGGATCGTTCGAGAGCACCATGGAGTACAGCTGATAGAGTGTGTTTATCTCCATGAACTGTATACCCGTTCTCTGGAATATCTCATCTTTTGGAACCACTTCGAAGGCCTTTTTCATGACTCCCTTCGTTCTCACATCCCTGTAGTGATAGGGAAGAGATACGAGTCTTCCATTTTCGTCGAGTAAGGCAAAATCCACACCCCATGTATCCACCCCAACAGACTGTGCGTCAGAGGCCTCAAGAACACCCTTTATCTCCTCGTAGAACCCGGGAAGATTCCACACGAAGTGTTCTCTATCCTTCCCAGGAAGAAAGGTTCCTTCTGTTCTGAATCTCTTTATTTCTTTCACCGTCAACCTGTC
This window encodes:
- a CDS encoding rhamnulokinase, producing MAVKVLSIDLGATNGKIYEVELKDRLTVKEIKRFRTEGTFLPGKDREHFVWNLPGFYEEIKGVLEASDAQSVGVDTWGVDFALLDENGRLVSLPYHYRDVRTKGVMKKAFEVVPKDEIFQRTGIQFMEINTLYQLYSMVLSNDPFLKTAKHLLMIPDVFNFWLSGEMVSEYTIASTSQCYSVPDREWAYDLLEKLSIPTEIFPKVVPPGTVLGKCRVKKGMNVITTACHDTASAVVAVPFEGEGIYISSGTWFLVGTELERPLLSKEALERNFTNEGGYGKIRFLKNATGMWLLEECNRIWKKDYSEIIESARNAPGFQAFLDPDREEFLHPGNMLERIRNYLERTGQKILERIGEISRLIFESLAFNCRWIVEQIKELTGKRYGKIHVVGGAVRNDLLMSFIASATGKTVVAGPVDATPIGNALVQLITLGAIANINEARKIVKESFELKTFEPENMEEWNEGYEEWKKYKEVEI